In the Metabacillus endolithicus genome, one interval contains:
- a CDS encoding AAA family ATPase, with protein sequence MFIEAIKIRIIAKSGKKYGRYLSFLVEDDISEVNMIFGKNTLGKSTLIESIVYGLNGEAIYGKKQREIINFKLLLRKFMDEKLEHAEIYLQLQSKGERVVVLRDAVNTNEPVIVFRDVSLKENDAGKTLDIRTEKKDFYKIKKDKNIVGNQTYQEFLFSFLGFEPIRKIGNDLEDEEDENNEERLIFYIENLLPLFVIPQESWTDIQATNPKYDITDVKKTAFEYLLNLSNADVAKYRHSLDYYNSQLRLRMNSLKDLQEVVQLLSHDNSKQIDNEIKDKKNEVSDLQNKIAEMEKGNRVVDNVLKEIRNKYRHMSMAAKRHEESLELLEAEISQYQYYITKIESDIEKNDKLKTAKKLIGILPIETCPRCLNDVDIKETEELSSGHCHLCGSELQNENNTVQTLHYLLDELKDFKRLMEKKEDAKKEVANKLFLVRLELKELRKTMDSYEDQLKPQSMEQYNFFSREVGRIENSIKELEKDKKVLRKYENILTEKDNIAVKIKSLKKALKKQKRVKI encoded by the coding sequence TCGTTATCTTAGCTTTTTAGTAGAAGATGATATTAGTGAAGTGAATATGATTTTTGGTAAGAATACTTTAGGGAAATCAACCTTAATTGAAAGCATTGTATATGGACTGAACGGTGAAGCCATATATGGTAAAAAGCAAAGAGAAATTATCAACTTTAAATTGTTATTAAGAAAATTTATGGATGAAAAATTGGAGCATGCTGAAATTTACTTGCAATTACAAAGTAAAGGGGAGCGTGTAGTTGTTTTAAGAGATGCTGTTAATACTAATGAACCTGTTATAGTTTTTAGAGATGTTTCATTAAAGGAAAATGATGCAGGAAAAACTTTAGATATTCGTACTGAAAAGAAAGACTTTTATAAGATTAAAAAAGATAAAAATATTGTTGGTAATCAAACATACCAAGAGTTCCTATTCTCATTTTTAGGTTTTGAACCCATACGTAAAATAGGTAACGATTTAGAAGATGAGGAAGATGAAAATAATGAGGAACGCTTAATTTTTTACATCGAAAATCTTTTGCCTCTTTTTGTAATACCGCAAGAGTCTTGGACAGATATCCAAGCAACTAACCCTAAATATGATATTACAGATGTTAAAAAGACCGCATTTGAATATTTACTGAACCTTTCGAATGCGGATGTTGCAAAGTATAGGCATTCTTTAGATTATTATAATTCTCAATTAAGGTTAAGAATGAATTCATTAAAGGATTTGCAAGAAGTCGTTCAACTATTATCTCATGATAATTCAAAGCAAATTGATAACGAGATTAAAGATAAGAAAAATGAAGTTAGTGACCTTCAAAATAAGATTGCTGAAATGGAAAAAGGAAATAGAGTGGTTGATAATGTCCTAAAAGAAATCCGTAATAAATATCGACATATGAGTATGGCTGCTAAAAGACATGAAGAATCACTTGAGCTATTGGAAGCAGAAATATCTCAATATCAGTATTACATAACCAAGATTGAATCGGACATTGAAAAAAATGATAAGCTTAAAACTGCTAAAAAGCTCATAGGTATTTTACCTATTGAAACTTGTCCGCGGTGTTTGAATGATGTAGATATTAAAGAGACGGAAGAATTATCTTCTGGGCATTGTCATTTATGTGGTTCTGAACTTCAAAATGAAAATAATACGGTTCAAACACTGCATTATCTATTGGATGAATTAAAAGATTTTAAACGATTAATGGAAAAGAAAGAAGACGCAAAAAAAGAAGTTGCGAACAAATTATTTTTAGTTCGCCTGGAATTAAAAGAGCTAAGAAAAACGATGGATAGTTATGAAGATCAACTAAAGCCTCAGAGCATGGAACAATACAATTTCTTTTCAAGAGAAGTCGGAAGAATTGAAAACAGTATAAAAGAACTAGAAAAAGATAAAAAAGTGCTAAGAAAGTACGAGAATATTTTAACAGAAAAAGATAATATAGCTGTAAAAATAAAAAGTTTGAAAAAAGCATTAAAGAAGCAAAAGCGAGTGAAGATTTAG
- a CDS encoding Fic family protein, with amino-acid sequence MFDEINRKKAALDTARPLPKYTLKSLREKMLLEWTYNSNAIEGNTLTINETKIVLEGITVGGKTMREHLEVINHRDAIQYVEDIVHKSDPLSEWQIKNLHRLVLKGIDDEYAGVYRDQQVFISGAQHTPPAHYLISENMTQMMSWYHDKGIKLHPIIRGAMLHAIFVGIHPFIDGNGRTSRLLLNLELMKDGFPPVVIKVKNRLAYYEALDISHTKEDYSDFIQLVAEEVEDSLDLYLNAINRNPETP; translated from the coding sequence ATGTTTGATGAAATCAATCGTAAAAAGGCTGCATTAGATACAGCACGTCCATTACCAAAATACACATTAAAAAGCCTTAGAGAAAAGATGTTGCTTGAATGGACTTATAATTCAAATGCAATTGAAGGTAATACACTCACTATAAATGAAACGAAAATAGTGTTGGAAGGAATAACTGTAGGTGGAAAAACTATGCGAGAACACCTAGAAGTTATAAACCATCGTGATGCTATTCAGTATGTTGAGGATATTGTACATAAAAGTGATCCCTTATCTGAATGGCAAATTAAAAATTTGCATCGGCTAGTATTAAAAGGAATTGATGATGAATATGCTGGGGTTTATCGTGATCAACAAGTATTCATATCGGGTGCACAACATACTCCCCCAGCACATTACTTGATTTCTGAAAATATGACTCAAATGATGAGTTGGTATCACGACAAGGGAATTAAACTTCATCCAATTATACGTGGTGCGATGTTACACGCTATTTTTGTTGGAATTCATCCATTTATCGATGGAAACGGAAGAACATCACGCTTGCTGTTAAATTTAGAGTTGATGAAAGATGGGTTTCCGCCCGTTGTTATTAAAGTGAAAAATCGATTAGCTTATTATGAAGCACTTGATATATCACATACAAAAGAGGATTACTCTGATTTTATCCAATTAGTTGCTGAAGAAGTAGAGGATTCGCTGGATTTATATTTAAATGCAATTAACAGAAACCCTGAAACACCGTGA